A genomic region of Exiguobacterium oxidotolerans JCM 12280 contains the following coding sequences:
- a CDS encoding metal ABC transporter substrate-binding protein, with amino-acid sequence MKLKTLIPIVGLSALLAGCSSESTDNDKLQVVTTYSILEDMARVVGGEHVEVHSMVKIGANPHEYDPLPTDVRKMADADVVFYNGLNLEAGGSWFNKLRSSTNKDDKDAPVYELSQGVPPQYLTSKGKEQETDPHAWLDLQNGIQYVENVKDGLIKEDPEHKADYEKNASSYIQELETLDTRAKERFARIPEEQRHLITSEGAFKYFSDAYDFKADYIWEINSDNQGTPDQVRRIVDLIKQQEIPVLFVETSVDRRSMETVSRETGVPIGGTLYTDSLGAEGKDGSTYLTMMEANFDTIEQQLK; translated from the coding sequence ATGAAATTAAAAACGCTCATTCCAATCGTCGGTCTCAGCGCGCTACTCGCTGGATGTTCAAGTGAATCTACAGACAACGATAAACTTCAGGTCGTCACGACCTATTCGATTTTAGAGGACATGGCCCGCGTCGTCGGCGGCGAACACGTCGAGGTTCATAGTATGGTCAAAATCGGAGCAAACCCGCATGAGTATGACCCGCTTCCGACGGATGTTCGAAAAATGGCAGATGCCGATGTCGTCTTTTACAACGGACTCAACCTTGAAGCTGGAGGTTCCTGGTTCAACAAATTACGTTCAAGTACGAACAAAGACGATAAAGATGCTCCTGTCTATGAACTGAGTCAAGGTGTCCCCCCTCAATACCTGACATCTAAAGGGAAAGAGCAGGAAACCGATCCCCATGCGTGGCTCGATCTTCAAAACGGAATTCAGTATGTCGAAAATGTCAAAGACGGTCTCATTAAAGAAGACCCGGAACATAAAGCTGATTATGAAAAAAATGCATCGTCCTATATTCAAGAACTTGAAACACTCGATACGCGAGCAAAAGAACGCTTTGCCCGGATACCGGAAGAACAACGTCATCTGATTACGAGCGAAGGTGCGTTTAAATACTTTAGTGATGCTTACGATTTTAAAGCCGATTACATTTGGGAAATCAATTCAGATAATCAAGGGACGCCGGATCAAGTTCGCCGCATCGTCGACTTGATTAAACAACAAGAGATTCCCGTCCTGTTCGTCGAAACGAGCGTCGATCGTCGGAGCATGGAAACTGTCTCGCGTGAAACCGGCGTCCCGATCGGTGGTACGCTCTACACCGATTCACTCGGTGCCGAAGGAAAAGACGGATCGACCTATTTGACGATGATGGAAGCGAACTTCGATACGATTGAACAACAATTGAAATGA
- a CDS encoding metal ABC transporter permease, with amino-acid sequence MNFIEAIFQYDFLQKALITSIMVGVICGVIGCFIILRGMSLMGDAISHAVLPGVAISYLLGINFFIGAVATGLLTALGIGFVSQNSRIKNDTAIGILFTSAFALGIILISFLRSSSDLYHILFGNVLAVRPSDMWMTLIIGIIVLGGIYLFYKELLVTSFDPTMAAAYGLSTRFIHYLLMMMLTLVTVASLQTVGIILVVAMLITPAATAYLLTNRLSRMIFLSASFGTISAIIGLYLSFTYNLSSGASIVLVATALFALVFIFSPRHGLMRKWKTSTKEVAS; translated from the coding sequence ATGAATTTCATCGAAGCGATTTTTCAATATGATTTTTTACAAAAAGCACTCATCACGTCCATCATGGTCGGTGTGATTTGCGGCGTGATCGGATGTTTCATCATTTTGCGCGGCATGTCTTTGATGGGCGACGCAATTTCGCACGCCGTCTTACCCGGTGTCGCGATTTCCTACTTGCTCGGAATCAACTTCTTCATCGGAGCGGTCGCGACAGGTCTCTTGACGGCGCTCGGGATTGGATTCGTCAGCCAAAACAGTCGTATCAAGAATGATACGGCAATCGGGATTCTCTTTACGTCCGCCTTCGCGCTCGGGATTATCCTGATTTCATTTTTACGCAGTAGCAGCGACCTGTACCACATCCTGTTCGGTAACGTGCTCGCCGTCCGTCCGAGTGATATGTGGATGACCCTCATCATCGGAATCATCGTCCTCGGCGGCATTTATCTCTTTTACAAGGAGTTACTCGTGACCTCGTTCGATCCGACGATGGCAGCTGCCTACGGTCTTTCGACACGATTCATCCATTATTTATTGATGATGATGTTGACGCTCGTGACGGTCGCTTCTCTGCAGACCGTCGGCATCATTCTCGTCGTCGCGATGCTGATTACGCCTGCTGCGACAGCCTACCTGTTGACGAACCGGCTCTCACGGATGATTTTCCTGTCGGCCAGCTTCGGAACGATTTCCGCCATCATCGGTCTTTACTTGAGCTTCACGTATAATTTATCTTCTGGTGCGTCGATTGTTCTCGTCGCAACCGCATTGTTTGCGCTCGTCTTCATTTTTTCCCCGCGCCACGGCTTGATGCGGAAATGGAAAACATCAACAAAGGAGGTTGCTTCATGA
- a CDS encoding HAMP domain-containing sensor histidine kinase, which translates to MKKWLNQKISRQIMLSFYLILIVLSVTSIAAYFYTNQQVSNAERKIDDISTREERATKLWDTWQSLQYEVRGYVVFGDDAIMDVIDSKQASLERQTTWFEQNRIYEADQIYATDIRSLYTSYTKFVMPSLIRYVQAKQSGVIDETFLEMPSLKAMMPDIPTDPDRKFKMNAADSETMRKSVNTMETVFTNYRNSLKEKEAAAKDQLVQQTKYAGWIWLINLAVLFLVVLLLVRPFIERTTRQIQLLSKESKLLAQGQHTTPLIPIERSDEIGELSKSFHQMASALIDNKHRLMSTNDNLEQALKITLRNEALLKTRNQLTETLASRDSLTAYPAVIEKMIEITDSTQGSIIFKEGTTVTNIISHAMTDQEQDTLIATIEPLIRQARRDKLPHRSQHDERALAVTPVLDPSTGEIIAYIYLMRLGAAFNNQEQEEHATFSRQLALSLLRMRTFDEIDREREKTSRLLNSIRESVVYIELDGSNQLINRPLLDLFNHSIEQDSEVDWLLDIDESIVNLKYRVDQLPEFERYLHQTFIEHETGEGILFSIDQEKRFIKTYSEKIHYGGQFRGIMLVMRDVTNEVEIDRLKNELVSTISHELRTPLSSIYGFTELMIERELSPKRQKTYLEAVHSETKRLSLLINDFLDLQRMEADRQEYEFEAFDLVALLEDLKQFHGLSSTTHKITVTHDVTHLSVEADAKKIRQLFGNLINNAIKYSPTGGTIEIDLAVRDTRFSVAIRDHGIGIPTSAMGELFQKFYRVDNSDTRKIGGTGLGLSICREIARAHDGEIHVESIEGEGSTFTVDLPLQQFQA; encoded by the coding sequence ATGAAAAAATGGTTAAACCAAAAAATAAGCCGGCAAATCATGCTTTCTTTTTACCTGATTTTAATCGTGCTTTCCGTTACTTCAATTGCTGCTTATTTTTATACAAATCAGCAAGTCTCTAATGCCGAACGTAAAATCGACGACATTAGCACCCGGGAAGAACGGGCAACAAAACTGTGGGATACATGGCAATCGCTCCAATATGAGGTGAGAGGTTATGTCGTCTTCGGAGATGATGCCATCATGGATGTGATCGATTCGAAACAAGCATCACTCGAACGGCAGACGACATGGTTTGAACAAAATCGGATTTATGAAGCCGATCAAATTTATGCGACTGACATCCGATCGCTCTATACGTCGTATACGAAATTTGTCATGCCAAGCCTCATCCGTTACGTCCAGGCAAAACAGTCAGGCGTAATCGACGAGACGTTTCTCGAAATGCCGAGTTTAAAAGCGATGATGCCCGATATTCCAACAGATCCTGACCGAAAATTTAAAATGAACGCGGCGGATAGTGAAACGATGCGGAAAAGTGTCAACACGATGGAAACGGTCTTTACGAATTATCGAAACAGCTTGAAGGAAAAGGAAGCAGCCGCAAAAGATCAACTCGTTCAACAAACGAAGTATGCTGGATGGATTTGGTTAATCAATTTGGCGGTCTTGTTCCTCGTCGTGTTGCTCCTCGTCCGTCCTTTCATCGAACGGACGACACGTCAAATTCAACTGCTCAGTAAAGAAAGTAAATTGCTCGCGCAAGGACAACATACGACACCGTTGATTCCGATCGAACGGTCTGATGAGATTGGTGAACTCAGTAAGTCGTTCCACCAAATGGCATCCGCCTTGATTGATAACAAGCATCGCCTGATGTCGACGAACGACAACTTGGAACAAGCACTCAAAATAACACTCCGAAACGAAGCCCTATTGAAAACACGAAATCAATTGACAGAAACACTCGCTTCCCGCGACTCCTTGACGGCCTATCCTGCCGTCATCGAAAAGATGATTGAAATTACAGACTCAACCCAGGGGTCCATCATCTTTAAAGAGGGAACGACTGTGACGAACATCATCTCGCACGCGATGACAGATCAAGAACAGGACACTTTAATCGCGACGATTGAACCATTAATCCGTCAAGCGCGTCGTGACAAGTTGCCGCATAGGTCACAACATGATGAACGCGCCTTAGCTGTTACCCCGGTTCTCGATCCGAGTACGGGTGAAATCATCGCCTATATCTACTTAATGCGTTTAGGTGCCGCCTTTAATAATCAAGAACAAGAAGAACATGCGACCTTTTCACGTCAACTCGCCCTCTCGCTGCTTCGGATGCGAACGTTTGATGAGATCGACCGTGAACGTGAGAAGACATCCCGTCTCCTCAACTCGATTCGAGAATCCGTCGTCTACATCGAACTGGACGGCTCTAATCAATTAATTAACCGGCCGTTGCTTGATCTATTCAACCATTCAATCGAACAAGATTCGGAAGTCGACTGGTTGCTTGATATTGACGAATCAATCGTCAATTTAAAATACCGGGTGGACCAACTGCCTGAGTTCGAGCGTTATTTGCATCAAACCTTTATTGAGCATGAAACCGGTGAAGGCATCCTGTTTTCGATCGATCAAGAAAAACGTTTTATCAAAACCTATTCTGAAAAAATCCATTATGGCGGTCAGTTCCGCGGTATCATGCTCGTTATGCGTGACGTCACGAACGAAGTTGAAATCGATCGCTTAAAAAATGAACTCGTTTCGACGATTTCGCACGAATTGCGGACACCCCTGTCATCGATTTACGGATTTACTGAATTGATGATTGAACGTGAGCTGTCACCGAAGCGGCAAAAGACTTATCTCGAAGCCGTTCATTCGGAGACAAAACGTTTATCTCTACTGATTAACGACTTCTTGGATTTGCAACGAATGGAAGCGGACCGGCAAGAATATGAATTTGAAGCATTCGATTTAGTCGCGTTACTCGAAGATCTTAAGCAATTTCATGGCCTTTCCTCGACAACACACAAGATTACAGTTACACATGATGTAACGCATCTCTCAGTCGAAGCCGATGCGAAAAAAATTCGTCAACTGTTCGGAAACTTAATCAACAATGCCATCAAGTATTCACCGACCGGTGGGACGATCGAGATCGACTTAGCGGTTCGCGATACGCGGTTTTCCGTCGCGATTCGTGACCACGGAATTGGAATCCCAACTTCTGCGATGGGTGAATTGTTCCAAAAATTCTACCGGGTCGATAATTCGGATACACGCAAAATCGGCGGGACCGGACTCGGTCTATCGATTTGTCGCGAAATCGCCCGTGCTCATGACGGAGAAATTCACGTCGAATCCATCGAAGGTGAAGGTTCGACTTTCACCGTCGACTTGCCACTTCAACAATTTCAGGCATAA
- a CDS encoding TetR/AcrR family transcriptional regulator — translation MSKEQQDLRVIRTKKLIREAMLTLIEKQGFDSITVKDIAKQAEINRGTFYSHYEDKYDLMNTYIDEIFQEVEEKLIKNLQRLFHQENPTGFPPDAYRVLVPFSEFLQRNRVIMKSLLGPTGDLHFQSRLKQFMHDALFKRASSSLFLKQKALVPSDYLISYIASAHIGVMQEWLIQDRDESPEEIAKIIFTITTQGPLRAGGLI, via the coding sequence ATGAGTAAGGAACAACAAGATTTACGGGTGATCCGCACTAAAAAATTGATTAGAGAGGCCATGTTGACCTTGATTGAAAAGCAGGGCTTTGACAGCATCACTGTCAAAGATATCGCGAAACAGGCGGAAATCAACCGGGGGACGTTCTATAGTCATTACGAAGATAAGTATGATTTGATGAATACGTACATCGACGAGATCTTTCAAGAAGTGGAAGAGAAGCTGATCAAGAACCTGCAACGTCTGTTCCATCAGGAAAATCCAACCGGCTTTCCACCGGACGCTTACCGGGTGCTGGTTCCCTTTTCCGAGTTTCTTCAACGCAACCGTGTCATCATGAAGTCACTGTTAGGTCCGACGGGGGACTTGCACTTTCAATCCCGCCTGAAGCAGTTCATGCATGACGCACTCTTTAAGCGGGCATCCAGTTCGTTGTTTCTGAAACAAAAAGCACTTGTTCCAAGCGACTATCTCATTTCTTATATCGCTTCCGCCCACATCGGTGTCATGCAGGAATGGCTCATCCAAGACCGCGATGAATCCCCGGAAGAAATCGCAAAAATCATTTTCACAATCACGACGCAGGGACCACTTCGGGCCGGCGGTTTGATCTAA
- a CDS encoding DUF2332 domain-containing protein, whose product MRHEELAVRFQTFAERECKDSSPFYDYLSRHVARDTAILTICQQARDGQPVPNLLFGAVHYLLLKGVEHPLARYYPSVTTDAAPFDESFPDFQDFCQVYEPELIGLLTTRLVQTNEVRRCTYLYPVFGMIHQAEQRPLALLEIGTSAGLQLLFDQYAYDYGTGETFGNPASRLRLTSTIEGEHVPPLARTAPPIAERIGLDLNTVDLTDDDERLWLKALIWTEHHERLELFEQAARYVAEHPLELIEGDGIQLLKPCAERIPTAHILCIFHTHVANQLPLALKKELLHVVEQIGQTRDVYHLYNNVQDRYLHLDLYRDGALHEQMIAETDGHGRWFKWLLPNASVLSN is encoded by the coding sequence ATGAGACATGAAGAATTAGCGGTACGGTTTCAGACGTTCGCGGAACGCGAGTGTAAGGACTCAAGTCCGTTTTACGATTACTTATCGCGTCACGTCGCGCGTGACACAGCGATTTTGACAATATGCCAACAGGCACGGGACGGACAACCGGTACCGAACTTGTTGTTTGGTGCCGTCCATTATCTGTTACTAAAAGGAGTCGAGCATCCGTTAGCCCGGTATTATCCGAGTGTGACGACGGACGCCGCACCGTTCGATGAATCATTCCCAGATTTTCAGGATTTCTGTCAAGTCTACGAACCGGAATTGATTGGGTTGCTGACAACGCGTCTCGTCCAAACGAATGAAGTCCGGCGCTGCACCTATCTCTATCCGGTCTTCGGGATGATTCATCAAGCCGAACAGCGTCCGCTCGCCTTACTTGAGATTGGTACGAGTGCCGGTCTGCAATTGCTGTTCGACCAGTATGCGTATGACTACGGAACGGGTGAGACGTTCGGAAATCCGGCGTCACGTCTTCGCTTGACGTCGACGATTGAGGGCGAGCATGTTCCGCCGCTTGCACGGACAGCACCGCCGATCGCCGAGCGAATCGGACTTGACTTAAACACCGTCGACTTGACGGATGACGACGAACGGTTATGGTTAAAGGCCTTGATTTGGACGGAGCACCATGAGCGGCTCGAACTGTTTGAACAGGCGGCCCGTTACGTCGCCGAGCATCCGCTCGAGCTGATTGAAGGGGACGGGATTCAACTCCTTAAACCATGTGCCGAAAGGATTCCGACAGCGCATATTCTGTGTATTTTCCACACCCATGTCGCGAATCAGTTACCGCTTGCGTTGAAAAAAGAACTGCTCCATGTCGTCGAGCAAATCGGACAGACGCGTGACGTCTATCACCTGTATAATAACGTCCAGGACCGTTATTTACACCTCGACCTGTACCGGGACGGTGCACTTCATGAACAGATGATTGCTGAAACGGACGGACACGGGCGTTGGTTCAAATGGTTATTACCGAATGCTTCCGTTCTGTCGAATTAA
- a CDS encoding ABC transporter ATP-binding protein, giving the protein MNIQVKETSKSFDQLEVIRHVDLTIMSGEICCLLGPSGSGKTTLIRLMIGAIAPSKGTVHIGETLMPNMKLLNDIGFMPQNNALYEDLTAEDNLKFFGSLYKLERQVLKQRIEEVLKIVELTAHRNKRVHAFSGGMKKRLSLAISILHKPKVLFLDEPTVGIDPILRREIWRQFHQIKQDGTTIVVSTHVMDEVVECDRAALIYNGALIEYDTVDKLLAKTETGRVEELFILAADQQKGGDPR; this is encoded by the coding sequence ATGAACATTCAAGTAAAGGAAACGAGTAAATCGTTTGATCAGCTAGAGGTGATTCGCCACGTCGACTTGACAATTATGTCCGGTGAAATTTGTTGTCTGTTAGGACCGTCGGGTTCAGGGAAAACGACCTTAATTCGCTTGATGATCGGCGCGATTGCCCCAAGCAAAGGAACGGTTCATATCGGAGAGACGTTGATGCCGAACATGAAACTGCTGAATGATATCGGATTTATGCCGCAAAACAATGCCTTGTACGAAGACTTGACAGCAGAAGACAACTTAAAGTTTTTTGGTTCACTGTATAAGTTGGAACGGCAGGTTCTTAAACAACGGATTGAGGAGGTGTTGAAGATTGTCGAGTTGACGGCACATCGGAACAAACGGGTCCACGCCTTTTCAGGTGGGATGAAAAAACGGTTATCGTTAGCGATTTCGATTTTACACAAACCGAAAGTTTTGTTTTTAGACGAGCCGACTGTCGGAATCGACCCCATCTTACGGCGGGAAATTTGGCGGCAGTTCCATCAGATTAAACAGGACGGAACGACAATCGTCGTCTCGACACACGTCATGGATGAAGTCGTCGAATGTGACCGGGCTGCCTTGATTTACAACGGTGCATTGATTGAATACGATACGGTCGATAAGTTACTTGCGAAAACAGAGACGGGTCGTGTCGAAGAACTGTTTATTTTAGCGGCAGACCAGCAAAAAGGAGGCGACCCGCGATGA
- the wrbA gene encoding NAD(P)H:quinone oxidoreductase, which produces MSNVKLAVIYYSSTGTNHQLATWAKEAGEAAGAEVRLAKIKETAPAEAIASNPLWQKHTDATRDVEEATVDLLDWADAIIFSVPTRYGHVPGQFQQFLDTTGGLWGQGKLVDKVVSAMSSAQNPHGGQETTVLAVYATMFHWGAIVAAPGYSDPVLFAAGGNPYGTTVTVDQEGKMVESVEPAVRHQAKRTVEVASRLKQG; this is translated from the coding sequence ATGTCTAACGTGAAATTAGCAGTCATTTACTACAGTTCGACCGGTACGAATCATCAACTCGCAACATGGGCGAAAGAAGCGGGCGAAGCTGCCGGTGCGGAAGTCCGTCTTGCAAAAATCAAAGAGACAGCACCGGCAGAAGCGATTGCGTCGAACCCACTTTGGCAAAAACATACGGATGCGACACGTGACGTCGAAGAGGCAACCGTCGATTTACTCGACTGGGCCGACGCGATCATCTTTAGTGTGCCGACGCGGTACGGACATGTCCCGGGTCAGTTCCAACAATTCCTTGATACGACGGGCGGGCTCTGGGGACAAGGGAAGCTTGTCGATAAAGTTGTCAGTGCGATGTCATCCGCACAAAACCCGCACGGTGGTCAGGAAACGACCGTCCTCGCCGTCTATGCGACGATGTTCCACTGGGGTGCGATTGTCGCAGCACCTGGTTATTCGGATCCTGTGCTGTTCGCAGCAGGCGGAAATCCATATGGAACGACCGTTACCGTCGACCAAGAAGGGAAGATGGTTGAATCAGTTGAACCGGCAGTCCGCCACCAGGCAAAACGGACGGTCGAAGTCGCAAGTCGTCTAAAACAAGGATAA
- a CDS encoding ABC transporter permease: MMQLAKRVVRQTLNDKRSVMMILIAPLLILTLIYLLLGDTDYVPVVAVDGVTPPQVTTMLEKQELEVIALPKDVDSAKTYLTSHPDVDAVFRADREATNITLQEPSTKSSIAVKEIQAGLTSLNPAAAIETGYVHGSTDQSTFDSLGYVFLSLFSFFMVFVISAMAFVKERSDGTLERLLMTPIKRSEVILGYTMGYSVFAVMQAILIVLYTVYVLQMASNGNVFLVLLVLLLLATTAVLFGATISVFASSALQVVQLIPFTIIPQVFFSGLIALDLIPYHLGNLSYVMPIFYGASAIKEIMVYGNGFEEIWGYLLGLVGYIVVLYLINVLALKKFRNT; the protein is encoded by the coding sequence ATGATGCAGTTAGCGAAACGTGTTGTCCGTCAAACGTTAAACGATAAGCGGAGTGTGATGATGATTTTGATTGCGCCGTTACTGATTTTGACACTGATCTATCTGCTGCTCGGTGATACGGATTATGTCCCCGTCGTTGCGGTCGATGGGGTGACACCCCCGCAAGTCACGACAATGTTAGAAAAGCAGGAGCTTGAAGTGATTGCGTTGCCTAAAGACGTAGATTCGGCTAAAACTTATCTCACCAGTCATCCTGACGTCGATGCGGTATTCCGTGCTGACCGGGAAGCGACGAACATCACGCTCCAGGAACCATCAACGAAATCTTCAATCGCTGTCAAAGAAATTCAAGCGGGTCTTACTTCGCTCAATCCAGCGGCAGCAATAGAAACGGGTTACGTCCATGGTTCGACCGACCAGTCGACGTTTGATTCACTCGGGTATGTGTTTTTGTCCTTGTTCTCGTTCTTTATGGTCTTTGTCATTTCTGCGATGGCATTCGTCAAGGAACGGAGTGATGGGACGCTTGAGCGTTTGTTGATGACGCCAATCAAGCGGAGTGAAGTCATCCTGGGGTATACGATGGGGTACAGCGTGTTTGCCGTCATGCAAGCCATCCTGATTGTCCTGTACACGGTCTATGTCTTACAAATGGCGTCTAACGGTAACGTCTTTCTTGTTTTACTTGTCTTATTGTTACTCGCGACGACAGCTGTTTTATTCGGAGCGACGATTTCAGTGTTCGCGAGTTCGGCGCTACAAGTTGTTCAGTTGATTCCGTTTACAATCATCCCACAAGTTTTTTTCTCCGGTTTGATTGCGCTCGACTTGATTCCGTACCACCTCGGTAATTTAAGTTACGTAATGCCAATCTTCTACGGGGCAAGTGCGATTAAGGAAATCATGGTGTATGGAAATGGTTTTGAGGAAATTTGGGGTTATCTGTTAGGCCTTGTCGGATACATCGTTGTGCTTTATCTGATCAATGTTCTTGCGCTTAAGAAATTCAGAAACACTTAA
- a CDS encoding metal ABC transporter ATP-binding protein yields the protein MYAIEVEQLSVSYFETTALEDVSLNILSGQLVGIIGPNGAGKSTFIKALMELIPAQAKKITLLGQTIDATRTQIAYVPQRSAIDWDFPIRVLDAVLIGCYPKLGLFKRPNKHHRAFASACLERVGMSEFADRQIGELSGGQQQRVFLARALAQEAELLLLDEPFVGVDIVSERVIIDLLRTLRDEGKTIIVVHHDLSKAADYFDELLLLNKTTIAYGRPEKVLQADTIEGAYGNPLAFLKKAEVSS from the coding sequence ATGTACGCCATAGAAGTAGAACAATTATCTGTCTCCTATTTTGAGACAACGGCACTTGAAGATGTATCGTTAAACATTTTATCCGGTCAGCTCGTCGGCATCATCGGTCCGAACGGGGCCGGAAAATCGACGTTCATTAAAGCCTTGATGGAGTTGATTCCTGCGCAAGCTAAAAAAATCACCCTGCTCGGACAAACGATTGATGCGACGCGAACTCAAATCGCCTATGTCCCACAACGGAGTGCCATCGATTGGGATTTTCCGATTCGTGTCCTCGATGCCGTACTGATCGGTTGTTATCCGAAGCTCGGGTTGTTCAAACGACCGAACAAACACCACCGCGCTTTTGCGAGTGCTTGTCTCGAACGCGTCGGCATGAGCGAGTTCGCCGACCGCCAAATCGGTGAACTGTCTGGCGGACAGCAACAACGGGTCTTCTTAGCTCGTGCGCTTGCCCAGGAAGCTGAACTTTTATTACTCGACGAACCGTTCGTCGGTGTCGATATCGTCAGTGAACGTGTCATCATCGATCTCCTGCGCACGTTGCGTGACGAAGGGAAAACGATCATCGTCGTCCATCACGATTTGAGTAAGGCAGCGGATTATTTTGACGAATTATTACTCCTTAACAAGACAACAATCGCGTACGGTCGACCGGAAAAGGTCTTGCAAGCAGATACGATTGAAGGGGCTTACGGGAATCCACTTGCCTTCTTGAAGAAAGCGGAGGTCTCCTCATGA
- a CDS encoding PCYCGC motif-containing (lipo)protein, with amino-acid sequence MKRQVRWFTLTLTASLALGACAPAEQQTDKQMSTEHAEHETHGAGDQLEKTSAKTIAPAFLKETDESIQTIYLAVAKHQDLLEKMPCYCGCGETAGHTSNYDCFIADQTAAGETTWTTHGITCGTCLDIAAQSIVAYQQGTPIKKIRQDIDATYATTGVAPTKTPAL; translated from the coding sequence ATGAAACGACAAGTACGTTGGTTTACACTAACGTTGACGGCAAGTCTAGCGCTCGGCGCTTGTGCCCCAGCGGAACAACAGACAGACAAGCAGATGAGCACAGAACATGCAGAGCACGAGACGCACGGTGCAGGGGATCAACTCGAAAAAACGAGTGCCAAGACGATTGCACCCGCTTTCTTAAAAGAAACCGATGAATCGATCCAAACGATTTATCTTGCTGTCGCCAAGCATCAAGACTTACTTGAAAAAATGCCGTGTTACTGTGGATGCGGCGAAACGGCCGGTCATACGAGTAACTATGACTGTTTCATCGCCGATCAGACAGCAGCAGGTGAAACGACGTGGACGACACACGGCATCACATGCGGGACATGTCTCGATATCGCCGCTCAATCGATCGTCGCCTACCAACAAGGAACACCGATCAAAAAAATCCGCCAAGACATCGATGCAACTTACGCAACTACTGGAGTCGCCCCGACAAAAACACCTGCATTATAA
- a CDS encoding zinc-binding alcohol dehydrogenase family protein has protein sequence MTQMKAIGFHQHLPITEENSLIDLELPRPEATGHDVLVEVKAVSVNPVDTKVRAHGQDETEPKVIGYDAAGIVVEVGSDVGRFEVGDEVYYAGAIDRPGSNSTFQLVDERIIAKKPARLTFAEAAALPLTTLTAYEALTDRLHLSFDAKSNLDKTILIIGAAGGVGSIATQLANKAGLTVIGTASRSETIDWAKAHGAHHTINHHEDFRPQLEALGYSYVDYIFCLNATDQHFEAMVDVIAPQGSICSIVETDKLLNLSALQQKSATFVWEFMFTRSLFQTPDMMRQHDILTQVAAWLDAKELETTVTKTLTGLNATSLKEAHRLVESGKTIGKVVVAEV, from the coding sequence ATGACACAGATGAAAGCCATTGGATTTCACCAACACTTGCCGATTACAGAAGAGAATAGTTTGATTGATCTCGAACTGCCACGACCGGAAGCGACTGGTCATGATGTACTCGTCGAAGTCAAAGCCGTTTCCGTCAATCCGGTCGATACGAAAGTCCGGGCACACGGTCAAGATGAAACGGAACCGAAAGTCATCGGGTATGATGCTGCCGGAATCGTCGTCGAAGTCGGGAGTGACGTCGGACGGTTCGAAGTCGGTGACGAAGTGTATTATGCCGGTGCCATCGATCGTCCGGGATCAAACAGTACGTTCCAACTCGTCGACGAGCGAATTATCGCAAAAAAACCAGCACGGTTGACGTTCGCCGAAGCAGCAGCCTTACCGTTGACGACACTGACGGCATACGAAGCGTTAACTGACCGCCTCCATCTATCGTTTGACGCCAAGTCAAACCTCGACAAGACGATTTTGATCATCGGGGCAGCCGGAGGTGTCGGTTCAATCGCGACGCAACTCGCGAACAAAGCCGGACTGACTGTCATCGGTACGGCTTCGCGCAGTGAAACGATTGACTGGGCGAAAGCACATGGCGCGCACCATACGATCAATCACCATGAGGACTTCCGCCCGCAACTGGAAGCACTCGGCTATTCGTACGTCGACTACATCTTTTGTTTGAATGCGACCGATCAGCATTTTGAAGCGATGGTCGATGTCATTGCACCGCAAGGAAGTATTTGCAGTATCGTCGAGACAGACAAATTGCTGAATTTAAGTGCCTTGCAACAAAAAAGTGCGACGTTCGTCTGGGAGTTCATGTTCACCCGGTCCCTGTTCCAAACGCCTGACATGATGCGCCAACATGATATCTTGACGCAAGTCGCGGCGTGGCTTGATGCAAAAGAACTCGAAACAACCGTCACGAAGACATTGACGGGGCTGAACGCAACGAGCTTAAAAGAAGCCCATCGTCTCGTCGAAAGTGGGAAGACGATTGGGAAGGTCGTCGTCGCAGAAGTATGA